A window of the Phragmites australis chromosome 20, lpPhrAust1.1, whole genome shotgun sequence genome harbors these coding sequences:
- the LOC133901769 gene encoding uncharacterized protein LOC133901769: MEGREIPNRLAGPPTVAEVIPIPPRPVWLSPRKLVMSAAAPAVMEATRQKKRRRKKHREQVEVVVAPSPSPRPPATPEPKIESLVPLAAEILSSEAAARREECKRKRHDENQAAVAAASPLAEQVEEAGRKDEKKKKRKRRKHWEATASPSQSTVAGAPILEGEDKAPAKGRRKRRRGKEQEQSGQSPLPFDIHPQGGEEKAADGPKCESVTVKRSRSKKPRVLSTREIIRKRIETRKQQPLPEGLFNAMAMAANSNPNSTEQDPNHSSLIRAFFDQFCYKPERQQDRNPPPFPKTPDHPARPQPRGHPYMANETSKAAKTTTLNAKRLHAASDSGSQENLQAKDKAKPEKKISRKTKPRKPPPLLSAAEKWSDKYRRLPLDQLVPPPRSPHKLLQEKYASDPWKVVVICMLLNLTQGKQVKKKVKGFFKRYPDAQTAYNADPEKMSEYLAPLGLQRVKANRIQRFSKAYVEEEWKYITDLCGVGKYAADAYAIFCAGRAKEVVPEDHKLVDYWKYVCFELPMIQGSQNSQQPAVTELGNLVPKA; the protein is encoded by the exons ATGGAAGGCAGAGAAATCCCCAATCGCCTCGCTGGCCCGCCGACGGTCGCCGAGGTGATCCCCATCCCTCCCCGTCCCGTCTGGCTCTCGCCGCGGAAGTTGGTTatgtcggcggcggcgccggctgTGATGGAGGCAACGCGGCAGAAGaagcggaggaggaagaaacacAGGGAGCAGGTGGAGGTCGTGGTGGCTCCATCGCCGTCTCCCCGTCCTCCGGCGACTCCGGAACCCAAGATCGAGTCTTTGGTCCCGCTCGCTGCCGAAATCCTATCCTCCGAGGcagcggcgaggagggaggagtGCAAAAGGAAGAGACACGACGAAAAtcaggcggcggtggcggcggcatcTCCATTGGCGGAGCAGGTGGAGGAGGCCGGGAGAaaggatgagaagaagaagaagcgaaAGAGAAGGAAGCATTGGGAGGCGACCGCGTCTCCGTCCCAGTCCACCGTTGCCGGGGCCCCAATCTTGGAAGGAGAAGACAAGGCGCCGGCGAAGGGGAGGAGGAAACGCAGGCGGGGGAAGGAGCAGGAGCAATCCGGCCAGTCACCATTACCATTTGATATCCATCCGCAAGGAGGAGAGGAAAAAGCAGCTGATGGGCCCAAGTGTGAGAGTGTCACTGTCAAGAGGAGCAGGAGCAAGAAGCCCCGCGTACTGAGCACCCGCGAGATCATCAGGAAGAGGATTGAGACGAGGAAGCAGCAGCCGCTGCCTGAAGGCCTTTTCAATGCCATGGCGATGGCTGCAAACTCCAATCCCAATTCGACTGAGCAGGACCCCAATCATTCTTCACTTATACGTGCATTCTTTGACCAATTCTGCTACAAACCGGAGCGCCAGCAGGACCGCAACCCCCCGCCTTTTCCTAAAACCCCCGATCATCCAGCTAGACCGCAGCCTCGAGGTCACCCATATATGGCAAATGAGACCTCCAAGGCTGCCAAGACAACAACCTTGAATGCAAAGCGGCTACACGCAGCCTCAGACTCAGGTTCACAAGAAAATTTACAGGCAAAAGATAAGGCAAAGCCTGAGAAGAAGATAAGTAGGAAGACAAAGCCGAGGAAACCACCACCATTGCTTAGTGCAGCTGAGAAGTGGTCAGACAAGTATCGTCGCCTGCCGCTGGATCAGCTGGTACCCCCGCCGCGCTCGCCCCATAAGCTCCTGCAGGAGAAGTATGCTTCTGACCCATGGAAGGTCGTTGTAATCTGCATGCTGCTCAACTTAACACAGGGAAAACAG GTTAAGAAGAAAGTGAAGGGCTTCTTCAAACGCTATCCTGATGCACAGACTGCATATAATGCTGATCCTGAAAAGATGTCGGAGTATCTGGCACCTCTGGGATTGCAGCGTGTAAAAGCAAATAGAATCCAGAGATTCTCGAAGGCTTATGTTGAAGAAGAATGGAAATATATTACTGATCTTTGTGGTGTTGGCAA GTATGCAGCTGATGCTTACGCAATCTTCTGTGCTGGAAGGGCAAAAGAGGTAGTACCTGAAGATCACAAGTTAGTTGACTACTGGAAGTATGTCTGCTTTGAGTTGCCCATGATTCAG GGATCACAAAATTCGCAGCAGCCTGCAGTGACCGAGCTAGGGAATCTTGTCCCTAAGGCATAG
- the LOC133902003 gene encoding uncharacterized protein LOC133902003, translating into MAEAEAEAEAEAKAKAMREHLGLIREHIRLLSVVKDVDLSGMSETERAAEAEAQTKAKEERLGLIRDYIQLRSVMKDEDFSGMSEAERAAEAERRRQEKLQEARRLQMEGNPLGRRREAEARILDFDPKQRGVYYNRLYFVDLTTFDHDEESPLGPMAFTDAVYKNKGDYELCEAVNIFSVKIASSDVGFPIHVYGTVIARDSIDEKCLYLFHRNRDHCQLINSEDESLILTGPKRGLALLTDNYVETDLKIKDHRGQDRELSKGILTIRGIAGRSLKKCEVESKSLATRLSTVDVMYAVVKRAVEATIGIEVLQGDFYGKIAAHTTSIQNSLVLYDSEVAGAMTGDRNEVIQLMRPVVSVYVKDMLIIVAQPGDGKSECTIQFTPKVNSRDEDELTVGVTKLRFKVAWSIMDP; encoded by the exons ATggcagaggcggaggcggaggcggaggcggaggcgaaggcgaaggccatgagggagcacttgggCTTGATCCGGGAGCATATCCGGCTCCTCTCCGTGGTGAAGGATGTGGATCTCTCAGGCATGAGCGAGACTGAGCGAGCGGCAGAGGCGGAGGCGCAGACGAAGGCGAAGGAGGAACGCTTGGGCTTGATCCGGGACTATATCCAGCTCCGTTCTGTGATGAAGGATGAGGATTTCTCAGGCATGAGCGAGGCCGAGCgtgcggcggaggcggagaggCGGAGGCAAGAAAAGCTGCAGGAGGCGCGCCGTCTTCAGATGGAGGGCAACCCCCTCGGTCGGCGGCGGGAAGCGGAGGCTCGCATTCTCGACTTCGATCCCAAGCAGCGGGGCGTCTACTACAACCGATTATACTTCGTCGACCTCACAACATTCGACCACGACGAGGAGT CACCCCTTGGTCCGATGGCATTTACTGATGCAGTCTACAAAAATAAGGGAGATTACGAGCTTTGTGAGGCAGTAAACATCTTTTCCGTCAAGATAGCCTCCTCGGATGTTGGCTTCCCAATCCATGTGTATGGCACTGTCATTGCCAGAGACAGCATTGACGAAAAGTGTCTTTACCTCTTCCACCGCAATAGAGACCATTGCCAACTCATCAACTCTGAG GATGAATCATTGATCTTGACTGGCCCAAAACGAGGTCTCGCATTATTAACTGACAATTATGTTGAGACTGATCTGAAGATCAAGGATCATCGAGGGCAGGACAGAGAACTTAGTAAAGGAATCTTAACGATCAGGGGCATAGCAGGTCGATCATTGAAGAAATGCGAGGTTGAAAGCAAATCTCTTGCTACCAGGCTCAGTACTGTGGATGTGATGTATGCAGTTGTGAAACGTGCAGTGGAGGCAACTATTGGAATTGAAGTTCTACAGGGAGATTTTTATGGAAAAATCGCTGCCCACACCACCAGCATCCAGAACAGCCTTGTGCTTTATGATAGCGAAGTGGCTGGTGCCATGACTGGTGATCGTAATGAAGTTATCCAACTTATGCGACCTGTTGTATCTGTTTATGTGAAGGATATGCTGATAATTGTTGCCCAGCCTGGTGATGGTAAATCTGAATGCACCATTCAATTTACTCCAAAGGTCAACAGCAGAGATGAAGATGAACTTACTGTTGGTGTCACTAAGCTGCGCTTCAAGGTTGCTTGGTCGATAATGGACCCCTGA